The Hymenobacter volaticus genome contains the following window.
GCACTAAATCCCGGTTGGCCACCACGCGTTGGCTGGTAGCATCCCAGGTTAAGCGCACGATTTTAAATTGCGTCTTCGGCGCCTGCGTCGTGCCACTGTTGTAGGAGTACACGTAGTAGACATAGGCGGTCGTGCTGGCAGAAAAATCGGGATGCAGGGCCAAGCCTAGGGTGCCGGTGCCAACGTTGGGCTGGAAGCAATAAGGGGACTGCTCGAGCGGTGAACCGCTAAAGTAATCAGGTGCGGTATAGACGACGACTTTCTCTCCGGTTGTCGGATTAACTCGCGAAACGCGGCCCCCAGCTTCGGTCAACCACAGAAAGTTGTCGGGACCGTAGGTCATTTCCCAGGGCGTGGATAAGCCCGTGGGTAGCTCGGTGCGCATGAAGGTCTGCGCGGTACTCTGGAAAGTGATGAACAAGCATCCCAGGAGTGTAAGAATTGCTTTCATAGGCAATAAATGGTGAGAAATAGAGGCAGACGAGCGGGGATATGTAGCAGGTTATTACCCGAGCCTAGGAAGTAGGCTAATGAAAACAGCTAAATGTATAAGGAATAAATCATATTGCTGACCTGCCGACTGTTTCGCTTGGCTGGTCCTGTAGCTTGTAGCAGCAAGCAAAAGGAGGCCACCAATTATCTACGGCTCAGAGCGCGGCGTTATGCCGCGCGTACTTGGTCGAGCACAAAGCTCGCACCCGTTAACCCTGCGCCGTTCTATCCCGTGCTGCCCATAAGCTGCGCGCTACGCGTGCTTGGTAACTGCTTGTTTGCCAACCATGCTTTAGTACCCTTCGTTAGCACGTCCCTGCCGCAGCACCTCTTAGACGAGCGAAGAACTGGTGCCCCGCATCCGGGCACGAATAAGTTGATAACCAAGCACGGCCCCAACCACCAATCCTACTCCCACGAGAAACTTTCCGCTTCTACTTTCTTTAACCTTACCAGTGGGTTGCAAGGCGTCAGCAATATGCCTCGCGATTTTCTGAGCATCCAAGCCGATTTCTCGCATCACGCCGGTCAGGCCAATCCAGAACCCACAAAAGTACAATCCGTCCTGACCGAAATATTTCTGCTTGTTTACTCGGACTGTTAAATCAGTGATTCGGCTTTGCTCCACCACCAAGATGTTGGCATAGATCCGGTCATACCCAATGGCCGCCACGATAGCGTCAAACGCCATCGTTGAAATGAATCGTGCGGCCCATCGGTGGCCGCATAGCACTAAGCCGCTGGAACAGGAGTTCAGTAAAGGCCTAGGTGTGCAAGGCGTTGCCCACGTAAAGCACAACTGGGAGCAGGTCATGGGCGTGAACCGCGCACGGCGGGGTTATCGAGAAAGATATTGAAGAGAAACGGCCCCACCACCTACGAGCGGGTGGTGAGGAGCGGCTAGATATTGCACGATTAACCCGCAACCAATTGCGCCGCGCCTTGTAACCTGGTCCCGCGTAGGCGAGTTGGTACCGACTCAGGCCACTGGCAGGCTCCTAGTTCCCTAAACTGCTCGATAGCGGCTAGTAGCATAGGCATTCGCTTGGTATGCTACGGCCACTAGCTAGCAATTGCTCCCACTCCAAGCCAATAGTCTCAGATTCGGCTCCAACAAACAGGTTTGTGGGGTGGGCTCCAAAACACAAGAACGTCCTGCCGAGACAGAGGCGCGGCAGGACGTTCTTAGTTGTTGATTCACCTTACTTGGCCACCGGGTACCAGTTGCGCAGCCGAACGTCAATTTTCTTGTTGGCCGTGTTCACGGTTTTCTTGAAGCTGTCCACGTCGCTCAGACCGTTTTGGCCCCGGTAGTGGTAGGGGTACACGATGCCCGGTTTGAAGGCCAGTACACCCTGCGCAGCTTGATTCACGTCCATGGTGTACGGCAGGTTCATGCACACGAACGCCACGTCGATGCCCTGTAAGGCGCGCATTTCGGCAATGTCTTCGGTATCGCCAGACAGGTAGACGTTTTTGCCACCCAGGTTCAGCACGTAGCCATTACCTCGACCTTTGGGGTGCATCGCATCGGCCGCTTCGGGCAGGTTGTACATAGGAATAGCCGAAATAGTCATCCCGAGTGTGTCGAGCCGCTGGCCGTTGCTCAGGATGCGTACTTGCGATTTGTAGGTGGTTGGCAGCTGATCGGCCACTGCTTTAGGCACCACTAGTATGGCCTTACCAACTGAGAGGCCGGCCAGTGTCTTCGGGTCTAGATGGTCGCCGTGGATGTCGGTGATTAGGATGACACCGGGTGCGGCCAGCCCGGTATAGGCCGCTGCCCCGCCGTAAGGGTCCACATAAATGGTTTTCCCGTTCCACGTGAATACTACGCTGCCGTGCGTGATAGGCTGTACCGTGAGGGGACCTTTTTTGGTTGCAATCTGGTCGGCAGCCACGCGCGGCGCGGCCGTAGTGGTAGCGGTTTGCGCAGATGCCTGAACTGCAAAAGCCGCCAGCGCGGCCGTAAGGAGGAAAGTGAATTTCATCTGTTTTCTGCCTATTAAGTGAAGGTTTTTACTGGTAGCGCGACCCGTAGGAGCAGTAGCCACTATAAACCGTGGCAATAACCTTGTCGTACCGCACAAGTTCAGACTTCTGCCAAGCAACTATGCTCAGCAACCTAACTGACCATACATTTCAACCCTTCTACCCTCATGGTACTCAGTAGTTGAAATAAACTAGATGTCTTGCAATCGCATATGCTTTTGATGTCATGTAGGGGTTTGCTTAACATCACCGCCAGCTTCATTGGCTTTTCTAATCTTGCGTAGAGCAGCTTCTTGCTTGTTTCTGCGCCCGATGCGCACTTTTACGGGGTAAGCAGAAAGGTTCGGCAACCGCTACGTTCCTTCTTGGAATGAAATAAGAAGGCGGGAGGGTCGCGGTTAAAAAGTTGTCAGGCGGTCGGGTTGGGGTCCCGCGGCAGGTAGACGGAAAACGTCGATCCAACCCCCAATTGACTTTGTACCTCCATATTCCCGCCTGCGTTGTGAACCATGTGCTGGATCATGTACAGGCCGATGCCCGC
Protein-coding sequences here:
- a CDS encoding MBL fold metallo-hydrolase — translated: MKFTFLLTAALAAFAVQASAQTATTTAAPRVAADQIATKKGPLTVQPITHGSVVFTWNGKTIYVDPYGGAAAYTGLAAPGVILITDIHGDHLDPKTLAGLSVGKAILVVPKAVADQLPTTYKSQVRILSNGQRLDTLGMTISAIPMYNLPEAADAMHPKGRGNGYVLNLGGKNVYLSGDTEDIAEMRALQGIDVAFVCMNLPYTMDVNQAAQGVLAFKPGIVYPYHYRGQNGLSDVDSFKKTVNTANKKIDVRLRNWYPVAK
- a CDS encoding ATP-binding protein; this encodes MFQRFHDHVEGAGIGLYMIQHMVHNAGGNMEVQSQLGVGSTFSVYLPRDPNPTA